One genomic window of Inquilinus sp. KBS0705 includes the following:
- a CDS encoding BlaI/MecI/CopY family transcriptional regulator: MQKLAKREEQIMQVFWKLGKAFIKEIIPEMPEPKPHYNSVATMVKILEEKGFLDHDTIGNIYNYYPKVSREDYQKHAMKDIVSQYFDDSYPSMLAFFAKEQKISETELEEILNLIKNQKK, translated from the coding sequence ATGCAAAAACTGGCCAAGCGCGAAGAGCAAATAATGCAGGTATTTTGGAAACTGGGAAAAGCTTTTATAAAGGAGATCATCCCCGAAATGCCCGAACCTAAACCACACTATAATTCGGTGGCAACCATGGTAAAGATACTGGAGGAAAAAGGTTTCCTGGATCATGATACCATTGGTAACATATATAACTACTACCCTAAGGTAAGCCGCGAAGATTACCAGAAGCATGCCATGAAAGATATTGTAAGCCAATATTTTGATGATTCGTACCCAAGCATGCTGGCTTTTTTTGCCAAAGAGCAAAAAATATCCGAAACGGAGCTGGAAGAGATATTAAACCTTATTAAAAACCAAAAGAAATGA
- a CDS encoding M56 family metallopeptidase, which produces MIPYILHVALLIAVCLLFYKVLLQKETFYHLNRWILLGCLAITFLLPLIRVPQHWALRKAPEPTVNVVTPININQQEVRSQVTSVPQKQGATVSAPAAAKNVTEQAQNILPQVLKWVVYVYWFGVVAFGLNLLLQVIVLLMQAYKNPVIKDGQYRIIELDGDKAPCSFGNNIFINPAKYDWETYSQILLHEKIHIKQGHSFDLLMAELMLIFQWFNPFAWWYRKELENNLEFLTDSDVLNNKEVEREVYQMSLLKVSVPHLSLRVTTNYNQSLLKKRIVMMNAKRSNIHTSWKYFFLMPLMAFMVCALNQPVALSQETAKNKNYKWEDHSTGAWFATIKGDKLSIQFKKAGDDDDTWMNSSDFKVSDFTALPTNTKGDFKLIREAGTMNFTGKFEGNKGYGDYKFVADPSFATYLRNEGITKIDKEDDLAFFMINIKRGYVTMLKNNGYKNLSKDDLIAAAALKVDEPYIKFWAQSGFPKPSINDLVSGKALGISAGYFAEVKKAGYTNLTFDQLVSFKAQGITGQYLSKMNGKAPVTGREAAKATEKGAARIPVDDIISYKALNVDDAYVNALKAEGYTNLERGKLVSMKAVGVDAAYIRSLKAAGYKNVSADDLISAKSMGIKGDYAKDFTDAGYKNISLSTLVSLKALGVTADFISSFKKAGYDININDATSLKALGITPEYLKSFGSVGFDKISIGDATALKSMNITPEYISKMKEKGFKSNDISKYIQLKAAFE; this is translated from the coding sequence ATGATACCATACATATTACATGTTGCGCTGCTTATTGCAGTGTGCCTTTTGTTCTATAAAGTATTGTTGCAAAAGGAGACCTTTTACCACCTTAACAGGTGGATATTGCTGGGTTGTTTGGCTATAACGTTTTTATTGCCGCTTATACGTGTGCCACAGCATTGGGCATTACGTAAAGCCCCCGAGCCAACGGTAAATGTTGTTACGCCTATTAATATCAATCAGCAGGAGGTTCGCTCGCAAGTAACCAGTGTTCCGCAAAAGCAAGGTGCTACAGTTAGTGCCCCTGCAGCAGCAAAAAATGTTACTGAACAAGCGCAAAATATATTACCACAGGTATTAAAATGGGTGGTATATGTGTATTGGTTTGGTGTGGTTGCCTTTGGGTTGAACTTGCTGCTGCAGGTAATTGTATTACTTATGCAGGCGTATAAAAACCCGGTTATAAAAGACGGGCAATATCGCATAATTGAACTGGATGGAGATAAAGCCCCCTGTTCATTTGGAAACAATATTTTTATTAACCCGGCTAAATACGACTGGGAAACCTATAGCCAGATACTACTACACGAGAAGATACATATAAAGCAGGGCCACAGCTTTGATTTATTGATGGCCGAACTGATGCTGATTTTTCAGTGGTTTAACCCATTTGCCTGGTGGTATCGTAAAGAGCTGGAAAACAACCTTGAATTTTTAACCGACAGCGATGTGCTGAACAATAAAGAAGTAGAGCGCGAAGTATACCAAATGAGCTTATTAAAAGTTTCGGTACCGCATTTATCGCTTCGTGTAACTACAAACTACAACCAATCACTCTTAAAAAAACGAATAGTTATGATGAACGCAAAAAGATCAAACATTCATACCAGCTGGAAATACTTTTTTCTGATGCCATTAATGGCATTTATGGTATGTGCATTAAACCAGCCTGTGGCATTAAGCCAGGAGACTGCGAAAAACAAAAATTATAAATGGGAAGATCACAGCACCGGGGCTTGGTTTGCTACTATAAAGGGAGACAAGCTATCGATTCAGTTTAAAAAAGCCGGCGATGACGACGACACATGGATGAATAGCTCGGATTTTAAGGTTAGCGATTTTACCGCACTGCCAACTAACACAAAAGGCGATTTTAAGCTGATACGCGAAGCAGGCACCATGAACTTTACCGGCAAGTTTGAGGGCAACAAAGGATATGGCGATTACAAATTTGTAGCCGATCCATCATTTGCAACCTACTTGCGAAACGAGGGGATCACCAAAATTGATAAAGAGGATGACCTTGCCTTTTTTATGATCAACATTAAAAGAGGGTATGTAACCATGCTAAAGAATAATGGCTACAAAAACTTGTCAAAAGACGACCTGATAGCCGCCGCAGCACTAAAGGTTGATGAACCTTATATAAAGTTTTGGGCACAAAGCGGCTTCCCTAAACCATCTATTAACGATCTGGTATCGGGCAAAGCATTGGGCATTAGCGCGGGCTATTTTGCCGAGGTTAAAAAAGCAGGTTATACCAACCTTACTTTTGATCAGCTGGTTAGCTTTAAGGCCCAGGGAATAACAGGCCAATATCTTAGCAAAATGAACGGTAAAGCCCCTGTTACGGGACGGGAAGCGGCTAAGGCGACAGAAAAAGGAGCAGCGCGCATCCCTGTAGATGATATAATATCGTATAAAGCACTAAATGTTGATGATGCCTATGTAAATGCATTAAAAGCCGAGGGCTATACTAACCTTGAGCGAGGTAAATTGGTAAGCATGAAGGCGGTGGGCGTTGACGCTGCTTATATACGCAGCCTTAAAGCGGCCGGCTACAAAAATGTATCGGCTGATGATTTGATCTCGGCAAAATCGATGGGAATTAAAGGCGACTACGCTAAAGATTTTACAGATGCCGGTTATAAAAACATATCGCTAAGTACGCTGGTATCGTTGAAAGCATTAGGGGTTACCGCCGATTTTATTTCAAGCTTTAAAAAAGCCGGCTACGATATTAATATTAACGACGCAACATCATTAAAAGCATTAGGTATCACTCCCGAATATCTGAAAAGTTTTGGCTCTGTCGGCTTCGACAAGATATCCATTGGTGATGCAACAGCACTAAAATCAATGAATATAACGCCGGAATATATTTCTAAGATGAAAGAGAAGGGGTTTAAGTCAAACGATATTAGTAAATATATCCAGCTAAAGGCTGCGTTTGAGTAA
- a CDS encoding penicillin-binding protein: MRAIRININPKYIRIAGIVAAVIVVIILIGGYVAYSKREALLQKAIYKAKAKAKRDYNLDVKIGSAHFTGLSSVAFSDIAVVPYQRDSLLSVKAFSVSVKILPLIFGNVKLADVSLKDAHLNLTSIKGIKNFDFLFKKKRDTTKNTKIDLSDVSDNLINEVLYKIPDNLTLNNFLISFTDDTTHLKLLAQNALIKDGKLSSTIKVDDGASTWHFDGIMHPSDKDIDVRLYADGKKVELPIIEKKYKLKLNFDTLTTKLIKVKHGDGETKIYTYCAVRNLLVNHPGLSVSDIIVPNGSIDANVFVGSNYLSLDSSSVIHLKKLTANPFLKYTLNPVKIYEMKIRTGWINAQDVFDSFPTGMFESLEGMKVSGKLNYNLNMFLNMAHIDDMVFDSRLDKDNFKILKYGKADLGKLNGVFTYTPYERGKPMPSFVVGPQNPDFTPLQDISPNLRNAVMTAEDPSFYTNHGFVDESIRKSFATDIKEKKFKRGGSTISMQLIKNSFLSRNKTLSRKIEEILIVWLIENNRIMTKNRMLEVYFNIIEWGRGIYGIGEASHYYFGKSPSELTIGESIYLASIVPNPKAGLYAFQPDGTLRQGLHGYFNLIGRLMASRGYTSRDTNAYGFYSVRLREGLRQQIAPIDTAVADSLMHQTDEDDNMVIPVVEETKKPNFFQRLFGKKDTTQAKVEEKIKETNEAIKTRLKQEIEQVKADYKNRINNIDTAGKTKKEIKEEKKRLKEESKQKERDLKDKMP; encoded by the coding sequence ATGCGCGCGATCCGTATCAACATCAATCCCAAATATATTCGTATTGCTGGTATAGTAGCTGCTGTTATAGTAGTTATTATTTTAATTGGCGGGTATGTAGCTTATTCTAAACGCGAAGCATTGCTGCAAAAAGCCATTTACAAAGCTAAGGCAAAAGCAAAAAGAGATTATAATTTAGATGTAAAAATAGGTTCGGCACATTTTACCGGCCTCAGCTCGGTAGCTTTTTCAGATATTGCTGTAGTGCCTTATCAGCGCGATAGCTTGCTTTCGGTAAAGGCATTTAGTGTAAGCGTAAAAATACTACCCCTTATATTTGGCAATGTTAAACTGGCCGATGTATCTCTTAAGGATGCCCACTTAAACTTAACCAGCATTAAGGGTATTAAAAATTTCGACTTCCTTTTTAAAAAGAAACGAGATACTACCAAAAATACCAAAATTGACCTGTCGGATGTATCCGATAACCTCATCAACGAGGTTTTGTATAAGATACCGGATAATCTTACACTTAACAACTTCCTTATTTCTTTTACCGATGATACTACCCATCTTAAGCTGCTTGCCCAAAACGCACTGATAAAAGATGGTAAGTTATCGTCGACCATTAAGGTTGATGATGGGGCATCAACCTGGCATTTTGATGGTATAATGCACCCATCAGATAAAGATATTGATGTAAGGCTTTACGCCGACGGCAAAAAGGTAGAGTTACCCATTATCGAAAAGAAATATAAGCTAAAACTGAACTTTGATACGCTGACCACCAAACTGATAAAGGTTAAGCATGGCGACGGCGAAACTAAGATTTATACCTATTGCGCCGTGCGCAACCTTTTGGTTAACCACCCGGGGCTTTCGGTAAGTGATATTATAGTGCCCAACGGATCAATTGATGCTAACGTTTTTGTAGGCTCTAACTATCTTTCGTTAGACAGTTCGTCTGTAATACACTTAAAAAAGCTTACGGCTAACCCATTTTTAAAATATACACTTAACCCTGTTAAGATATATGAGATGAAGATACGCACAGGGTGGATAAATGCCCAGGATGTGTTTGATTCTTTCCCTACCGGGATGTTTGAGTCGTTAGAGGGGATGAAGGTATCGGGCAAGCTAAACTATAACCTTAACATGTTTTTAAACATGGCACATATAGATGATATGGTGTTTGATTCGCGTTTAGACAAGGATAACTTTAAAATACTAAAATACGGCAAAGCCGACCTGGGCAAGCTAAATGGCGTTTTCACCTATACCCCATACGAAAGGGGAAAGCCAATGCCTTCGTTTGTTGTTGGCCCGCAAAACCCTGATTTTACGCCTTTACAAGACATCTCGCCCAACCTGCGAAATGCGGTGATGACAGCCGAAGATCCCTCTTTCTATACCAATCATGGCTTTGTTGACGAGTCTATCCGCAAATCATTTGCTACAGATATAAAGGAGAAGAAATTTAAAAGGGGCGGTAGCACCATATCTATGCAGTTGATCAAGAACTCATTTTTAAGCCGTAATAAAACCCTTTCACGCAAAATTGAAGAAATATTAATTGTTTGGCTGATAGAGAATAACCGCATCATGACCAAAAACAGGATGCTGGAGGTATACTTTAATATAATTGAATGGGGCCGTGGCATTTATGGCATTGGCGAAGCTTCGCATTACTATTTTGGCAAATCACCATCGGAGTTAACTATTGGCGAAAGTATTTATCTGGCCAGTATTGTGCCTAATCCTAAAGCCGGCTTATATGCTTTTCAGCCCGATGGAACGTTAAGGCAGGGCTTGCATGGCTATTTTAACCTTATTGGCCGCTTAATGGCCAGCAGGGGGTACACCAGCCGGGATACTAATGCCTATGGTTTTTACAGCGTACGCCTTCGCGAGGGGCTTCGCCAGCAAATAGCACCTATTGATACCGCCGTTGCCGATAGTTTGATGCACCAAACTGATGAAGACGACAACATGGTAATACCAGTAGTTGAAGAGACCAAAAAACCAAACTTCTTTCAGCGGTTATTTGGTAAAAAGGACACCACTCAGGCTAAAGTAGAAGAAAAGATTAAAGAGACCAACGAGGCTATTAAAACACGCCTAAAACAAGAAATTGAACAGGTTAAAGCCGATTACAAGAACCGCATAAATAATATAGATACGGCAGGCAAAACCAAAAAAGAAATTAAGGAAGAAAAGAAGCGCTTGAAAGAAGAAAGCAAACAAAAAGAGCGCGACCTTAAAGATAAAATGCCTTAA
- a CDS encoding NAD(P)H-dependent oxidoreductase — protein sequence MSLTDKLNWRYATKKFDSTKKIAADKLEALLSALQLAPSSLGLQHYRILVIEDAAIRAKLREAGYGQSQITDASQLIVFAAETNMNEDFASKYINLVAETRNTSAQNLEGYKTMVMGAINNRTPEQLLIWAQKQAYIALGVLITASADLDIDSCPMEGFDASKFDEILGLKEKGLTATVMATIGYRAEDDTYAQLAKVRRPAAELFIRI from the coding sequence ATGTCATTAACGGATAAATTAAACTGGCGATATGCCACGAAGAAATTCGACAGCACTAAAAAAATTGCCGCCGATAAATTAGAGGCTTTATTAAGTGCTTTACAACTTGCACCATCATCATTAGGTTTACAGCATTACCGCATATTGGTTATAGAAGATGCCGCTATACGCGCCAAACTGCGCGAAGCCGGTTATGGCCAGTCACAAATAACCGATGCATCGCAACTGATCGTTTTTGCAGCTGAAACCAATATGAATGAGGATTTTGCCTCTAAGTACATTAACCTTGTTGCTGAGACCCGCAATACAAGTGCCCAAAACCTTGAAGGTTATAAAACAATGGTGATGGGAGCCATTAATAACCGCACGCCCGAGCAATTGTTAATATGGGCACAAAAACAAGCTTACATTGCCTTAGGGGTGTTAATTACTGCATCTGCCGACCTTGACATAGACAGCTGTCCCATGGAAGGCTTTGATGCCAGTAAATTTGATGAGATACTGGGCTTAAAAGAAAAAGGCTTAACGGCAACCGTAATGGCAACAATTGGCTACCGTGCCGAGGATGACACATACGCACAACTTGCAAAGGTGCGCCGCCCCGCTGCAGAATTGTTTATACGCATATAA
- a CDS encoding response regulator, translated as MPKKILIVDDNALILELMGVILDAYGYEVITFSTGTGVVNEININHPDLVILDAWLPGMDGRDICKLLKQNKATEHLPVIICSASDDLHKAMYQDGAPNDILPKPFDMNDLLKKVNFQLAA; from the coding sequence ATGCCCAAAAAGATATTAATAGTTGACGATAATGCCCTTATTTTAGAATTAATGGGTGTTATATTGGATGCATATGGCTACGAAGTAATAACATTTAGCACCGGCACAGGGGTTGTGAATGAAATAAACATTAATCACCCCGACCTGGTTATATTAGATGCCTGGCTGCCCGGAATGGATGGCCGTGATATTTGTAAATTATTAAAACAAAATAAAGCTACCGAGCACTTGCCGGTAATTATTTGTTCAGCGAGCGATGATTTACATAAGGCGATGTACCAGGATGGCGCACCTAACGACATATTACCGAAGCCATTTGATATGAATGATCTTCTTAAAAAGGTTAATTTTCAGTTAGCCGCCTAA
- a CDS encoding Mrp/NBP35 family ATP-binding protein produces MEFTKEQVLQALSNVEEPDLKKDLVTLNMIQDIAINGNRLSFSVVLTTPACPLKALIENACRNAIGHFISKDIEVTVNMTSRVTSQKNTGVPGVKNIIAVASGKGGVGKSTVSVNLALALAKTGAKVGLIDADIYGPSIPIMFGLEGERPRASQENGKTRIEPIEKFGIKLLSIGFFTDPNQPVPWRGPMVSTAVKQLFNDADWGDLDYLVVDLPPGTGDIHITITQTFPVTGAVIVTTPQNVALADAKKGIGMFMMDAINVPILGIVENMSYFTPAELPENKYYIFGQGGGQKLAQQLDVPFLGDIPLIKGISDSGDAGRPIVLDEAGVMNSAFMEMARRVAQQVSISNAQRANNLNVVNN; encoded by the coding sequence ATGGAATTTACTAAAGAACAAGTTTTACAAGCCCTGAGTAATGTAGAAGAGCCGGATCTGAAAAAAGACCTGGTGACCCTGAATATGATACAGGACATTGCTATAAACGGCAATAGGCTTAGCTTTTCGGTAGTGTTAACTACGCCGGCATGCCCCTTAAAGGCGCTGATAGAAAATGCTTGCCGCAATGCCATTGGGCACTTTATAAGCAAAGATATTGAGGTAACTGTTAACATGACATCAAGGGTAACCTCACAAAAAAACACCGGGGTGCCGGGTGTTAAAAATATTATTGCTGTAGCATCGGGTAAAGGCGGGGTAGGTAAATCTACCGTATCGGTTAACCTGGCGCTTGCATTGGCAAAAACGGGCGCGAAAGTTGGTTTGATAGATGCCGATATTTATGGCCCCTCTATCCCTATTATGTTTGGCCTGGAAGGCGAACGGCCAAGGGCGAGCCAGGAGAATGGTAAAACCCGGATAGAGCCTATTGAGAAATTTGGCATCAAACTACTATCTATTGGCTTTTTTACCGATCCTAACCAGCCTGTGCCATGGCGCGGGCCAATGGTATCAACAGCTGTTAAACAGCTGTTTAATGATGCCGATTGGGGCGATCTTGACTATTTAGTGGTCGACCTGCCACCCGGCACAGGCGATATACACATTACCATTACGCAAACATTCCCGGTTACAGGAGCGGTAATTGTAACTACGCCGCAAAATGTGGCCCTTGCAGATGCTAAAAAAGGAATTGGCATGTTTATGATGGATGCCATTAATGTGCCTATACTGGGCATAGTAGAAAACATGTCGTACTTTACACCTGCCGAGTTGCCTGAGAACAAGTACTACATATTTGGCCAGGGCGGCGGTCAAAAACTGGCGCAACAACTGGATGTTCCGTTTTTGGGCGATATACCACTTATAAAGGGAATAAGCGACTCCGGTGATGCCGGGCGCCCGATAGTATTAGACGAAGCCGGCGTAATGAACAGCGCATTTATGGAAATGGCCAGGCGCGTGGCGCAGCAGGTATCTATAAGTAATGCCCAAAGGGCAAATAACTTAAATGTGGTAAATAATTAA